One genomic region from Colletes latitarsis isolate SP2378_abdomen chromosome 10, iyColLati1, whole genome shotgun sequence encodes:
- the LOC143347186 gene encoding uncharacterized protein LOC143347186 isoform X7: MSKANDDDERRRRSLEAGREMLEKYKAERANKAKSSGHSQTDEASDIESFHNDKSLGHREPYVHEGVSSRDITQSSVSMSEGEADGDLEGLAGRVAQLEELLQGKEAIVEALHAEIDHLRAEASSPNSSQSSIHGRDIISLYHTKLQEFEKAINQRDNLIEELTWSLQQSLSSRDTLVNQLSSMNAIQIPSKSNAGTVNDMDLQEKNDILETTLSDQRSLIQKLTSQLAQIQEHVQMLEMEKETRNAEISDYKLQINNLNEKIRSGAADKNLNIAETLEQQKQYEARVDKIKQDMQHILEKFTAETNMNTTRHQQELKEISAKKEIEIMNIQEKYEDLLKQLKEENKMLADRLNKELPDLETRHAKELSIFQAQMSHYKKTVEALKLELVNRSESQQTAQAEVSQYKSKLNELKVQYEKSRRTQELDHLKAKEMLAEQIKLHKLQLEEMTSKYVAVTAILESKESIERSLEQALTDAATMKVENEGLKFKLDDLSSRYSAAQSLIENSQVHERTLNNKIYDLEKSLSRLSGINISTLSELNETSYQTFDEVAIQYQLTKQKLEEKAELEKLLVNRIDGLENDVRKTKAELDEANLTKKSYEKQLKDMKNMCDKYKSELSLLKKNEPDGQNSLQTIEQNRLSGQSKRDAVSELLYKTEEDQQEIENLKMSLEQKGMELAESTKNIYDLTEKLKKSEEECQDLKNGLAIAWAQCAEVEEKLNQTLASSDSKLDVSTPTSSYSSNLMKQFHLNKTMNASMNTTHDQSTDTNKAFYENNEELDTKKTTLVQAKLAAATEENETLLQELERLKEKLVDYEEVKNKLNRYSMLSEDLSIEKERALEENRILKKKLESIHSIQEFVNQLRADKESLHKEIEALICVHNEQINAIKAETAAEIKKVQTLALSVKGGTTELYDLKAELEMRHAKEMEELRMYFEQKCLLMEKQYSEEIFSQQSKKMSDNDSEVADLTEGLYFGGAGDCLNVSNISERSSRVTSPLGDENLQLNKNNFNSLNKSELEYETTIKALQQELKNRIIEVQDIKLHYEKVLEDQKNRYERDLYDSRGERHEFLRNTVNEHCQTEWDAGALENGELTQLRAAYNHQLEEQVALAKVDIVNALQEQIQALLMVESDAEDNWSSELLELRDKLTNNAKREMQLLKETHTAELCRLKEEHSRNVARMIDRHQEELSKIRVDSGPSYDGKRDSNKILHVDRKILEERNSLSKTCATLKTLVEELIKYFVICEEEVNNTLTIEVLKRQLCDSVSSEKPAQVEEIQKLESQESSTTLNSSQIRIQRVHFAPQTTEIISIINSDTENLPTIMKENDDITEKLKQELNNCIRRLKAESAEILGTTLTTDGDRRSTLAKQITWINKVNEELTLKLHHAESLIVGYQEETEQLKVTILDLQRKLINLENKKEIITEGYGENDEVNSEVTLQDFSQLQEKARHVLSNGGGDSTELLQLIEELCRQSEKLMEDARKEKEDLQQQIEAADKQLKATRRFLDEQASEREVERDETTKQIHILQEQLKDREREKERDLRITSEVEALESQMREMSSLISDTEAKKTETESELKAAVDKIWVLREIITDLEQQLQIKTEKEESLQIQINQLETVIAVQTKNQHELVQELDSIKMGSESKHLNEHISLLQEELKKHKLSSEQFNVNSAALKQMKTELREMQIQLDKRIKDLESAHMCSSNLSLSQPSEDVSIREQIDASRCPTPDDPTLPPMLPLDQLLKLKEKMMKHARAEEVVFKRIKDLEMQVSSLKNQNEDLQAEQEILQQTASEQLFQIEAMRGRLEQHKQNAPFAQRQATSRLELQLHEATTKFESLERIIADKDLELKDMKNQLDRVNQLLQEKEAEIANIVQVEGSTIQKLKEHLEVAEEEKRILQAQVGVQEHAQLELPRLIDSMLADKNEEIDHLKEHLSKKEKQLELYSSLNLDETQLRELARQVDPKNSARTLSDILSLHSECEETTEAIRGMSVNQILPDMSAFKVPSSLMSSKNADESMVPLINTTNMVIQVPPLDLGSHSQSSSATPNQPSVGMELLHSGFESKTSRNSVSMDETDHVLQSRQGNNKIHESPERESDGRNESNNENKLYVTSIKHTQTSINETIKEIENLENQLQTVREELQMKSTILEKRETDLMALQKLYEEQQLEFREVVETLARDKCFYQNQYELSHASESKIKKDLQEIENVLKLKIEEIEEHKNRMQVNQKIIMELNLENTKLKDTEEKAQEQARKFSALLQERIKELQNLRDAIFEKDITIETIQTRNIEIENENKQLYEFKTKYQSSKQEIMECQNEIQRLREGLNNRDQIIRRLEDMARRSSFSGTSSPSNEKDQEIHHLQEYLKEKDKVIRQMSDDSKSLHRALETIQNKMKESGNVVELRRKLKDERKLNAELRDVVEKLSHELSDLKLSAQRLQDDTDIEDMVQRELNLSAHLDRQIMNAIESDAEDNACRVEKHTQHQDYQEGVQRGMELKLQLSQANKINEELKNLKDDLEIERGILKCQIAEYEGRIFQLKSDLAEESKKVAKLDEELSSEKNVIRSLKIQIEKEHRAMKSGHIQDSELIEFLQHKLKTSLDNEAKLRNDLSLLRQEHESLEIQLSLMKDHVQSQKADDLPKLTDLLETERKKYLTLVENFEKAERNNAELRDTVRKLQMEKSRFEKQLEVEVDEKEKLISSLALIEGIKDHLQTDLRRTKEDFKAREKECEWLQKRIKSMSDTENRRQEQSTTEHNELKALRREINNAREVMMDLEADMKQSKREVTESLEREMKLAETLETLRERETDLLKRLSASKDEEQKLRDTIIELQQDLRATIKRESDLSKELKSKFTGEKNVPAKFIQKIKDLSDINEKYANEKSVLQEKLIKAREEKEQLSQRVKLLEAQVKRSRSSQDVNALSPDYVDKLHHFYGKYMRAESRRKALTYQKRYLLTIVGGYQLSEENTLTILSQLTKEQRSYTTMGRNKKSPKVRFKSAALVFVSIHRMKWLILRSSIGKRIGVKTLLWNVDQAFIPVQKVTTNHSPPVREKPTSNGDGGFGEFALEQYYQRLKNIQETLGLAMVECASRQILPE, from the exons ATGAGTAAAGCAAATGACGACGATGAGCGTAGACGACGCTCTTTGGAGGCGGGCAGAGAGATG TTGGAAAAATACAAGGCAGAAAGGGCTAACAAAGCTAAAAGCTCAGGCCATAGTCAAACGGACGAAGCATCCGATATAGAATCTTTCCATAATGATAAATCTTTAGGACACAGAGAGCCTTAT GTGCACGAGGGTGTTTCTTCAAGAGATATTACACAAAGTAGTGTTAGTATGAGCGAAGGGGAAGCAGATGGTGATTTGGAAGGTCTAGCAGGAAGGGTAGCTCAATTAGAAGAGTTACTACAGGGAAAAGAGGCCATAGTTGAAGCTTTACATGCAGAGATAGATCACTTAAGAGCAGAGGCTTCGTCTCCAAATTCCTCACAAAGCAGTATACACGGCAGAGATATTATATCCTTGTATCATACAAAG TTGCAAGAATTTGAGAAAGCAATAAATCAACGTGATAACCTGATAGAAGAACTGACATGGTCCTTACAACAGTCATTATCTTCTAGAGATACTCTTGTTAATCAATTGAGTTCTATGAATGCCATACAGATACCCAGCAAGAGTAATGCTGGCACAGTAAATGATATGGATTTGCAAGAAAAG aatgatatcTTAGAAACAACTTTAAGTGATCAAAGGTCGTTAATACAAAAATTGACCAGCCAATTGGCACAAATTCAAGAACACGTACAGATGCTAGAAATGGAGAAAGAAACGCGAAACGCTGAAATCAGTGATTACAAATTGCAAATAAACAATTTGAACGAAAAAATTCGTAGTGGCGCAGCTGACAAAAATTTAAACATTGCTGAGACTTTGGAGCAGCAGAAACAGTATGAGGCGCGCGTTGACAAAATAAAGCAGGACATGCAACATATTCTAGAAAAATTTACGGCCGAAACTAATATGAATACGACGCGTCATCAACAGGAGTTAAAA GAGATATCAGCGAAAAAAGAGATAGAAATTATGAATATTCAGGAGAAGTACGAAGACCTATTGAAACAGTTGAAGGAAGAAAATAAAATGCTGGCTGATCGTTTAAACAAAGAGTTACCCGATTTGGAAACCAGGCATGCCAAAGAGCTTTCAATTTTCCAAGCTCAAATGAGTCACTATAAAAAAACTGTTGAGGCTCTAAAATTAGAATTAGTGAATCGCTCGGAATCTCAGCAAACAGCTCAAGCCGAAGTAAGTCAATACAAATCGAAACTAAATGAGCTAAAAGTGCAATATGAGAAATCACGACGCACGCAAGAGTTGGACCATCTGAAGGCAAAAGAAATGCTTGCCGAGCAAATCAAATTGCATAAACTGCAATTGGAAGAAATGACTTCGAAGTACGTTGCTGTAACTGCAATTCTAGAATCAAAAGAAAGCATAGAACGTTCTTTAGAGCAAGCTTTAACAGACGCTGCGACGATGAAAGTCGAGAATGAAGGTTTGAAGTTCAAACTAGATGACTTGTCGTCGAGATACTCTGCAGCTCAGTCGTTGATCGAGAACAGTCAAGTTCACGAACGAACTTTGAACAACAAAATTTATGACTTGGAAAAATCCTTGTCAAGACTGAGTGGTATAAACATAAGCACGCTGAGCGAATTAAACGAAACCAGTTATCAAACTTTCGACGAAGTGGCGATTCAATATCAATTAACAAAGCAGAAACTCGAAGAGAAAGCAGAGTTGGAGAAGCTTCTAGTTAATCGAATAGATGGCCTCGAAAATGATGTCCGCAAAACGAAAGCGGAGCTAGACGAAGCAAATCTCACTAAAAAGTCATACGAGAAACAGTTGAAGGACATGAAGAATATGTGTGATAAATACAAGTCCGAGCTCAGCCTGTTgaaaaagaatgagccggatggtcaGAATTCTTTACAAACGATTGAGCAGAATAGATTGTCTGGTCAAAGTAAAAGAGATGCTGTCAGTGAATTATTGTATAAAACTGAAGAGGACCAACAGGAGATCGAAAACCTTAAAATGTCACTCGAACAAAAAGGAATGGAACTCGCAGAATCTACGAAAAACATATATGATTTGACGGAAAAGCTTAAGAAGTCGGAGGAGGAGTGTCAAGACCTGAAAAATGGATTGGCCATCGCGTGGGCTCAGTGTGCAGAGGTGGAAGAGAAGTTGAATCAAACATTAGCATCAAGCGACAGCAAACTTGACGTTTCAACGCCAACGTCAAGTTATAGTAGTAATCTAATGAAgcaatttcatttaaataaaacCATGAATGCTTCTATGAACACAACGCACGATCAAAGTACGGACACGAATAAAGCTTTCTACGAGAATAACGAAGAGCTTGACACTAAGAAAACAACGCTTGTGCAAGCGAAGCTTGCAGCGGCGACAGAAGAAAATGAGACATTGTTACAGGAGTTAGAACGTTTGAAGGAAAAACTGGTCGATTATGAGGaagttaaaaacaaattaaaccGTTATTCTATGCTCTCGGAGGATTTGTCTATCGAAAAAGAACGTGCATTGGAAGAAAATAGAATTTTGAAGAAGAAACTGGAAAGCATTCATTCGATACAAGAATTTGTGAATCAATTGAGAGCAGACAAAGAGTCGTTGCACAAAGAGATCGAGGCATTGATTTGCGTTCATAATGAACAGATAAATGCGATAAAAGCTGAAACTGCGGCAGAAATTAAAAAAGTGCAAACATTAGCATTAAGCGTAAAAGGAGGTACTACCGAACTGTATGATTTGAAAGCTGAATTGGAGATGCGCCACGCAAAAGAAATGGAAGAATTACGAATGTACTTCgagcagaaatgtttgctaatggAGAAGCAATATTCTGAAGAAATATTTAGCCAACAATCTAAGAAAATGTCTGATAATGACAGTGAGGTGGCAGATTTAACAGAaggtttatattttggaggtgcTGGCGACTGTTTGAACGTTTCAAACATTTCTGAACGTAGTTCGAGAGTTACTTCTCCATTAGGGGATGAAAATTTGCAgcttaataaaaacaattttaacaGTCTTAATAAGTCTGAGCTTGAATATGAGACAACCATTAAAGCTCTGCAACAAGAATTGAAAAATAGAATAATTGAAGTGCAGGATATAAAATTGCATTATGAAAAAGTTTTAGAAGATCAGAAAAATAGGTATGAAAGAGATCTGTATGATAGCAGGGGAGAGAGGCATGAATTTTTACGAAATACGGTGAATGAG CATTGTCAAACAGAATGGGATGCGGGTGCGTTGGAAAACGGTGAATTAACGCAACTGCGAGCGGCCTACAACCATCAATTGGAAGAACAAGTTGCACTAGCTAAAGTGGATATTGTCAATGCGCTTCAAGAACAAATTCAG GCGCTTTTAATGGTTGAGTCGGACGCAGAGGACAATTGGTCGTCAGAGTTACTAGAATTGCGTGATAAACTTACCAACAATGCAAAACGTGAAATGCAGTTGCTGAAAGAAACACATACTGCAGAACTATGTCGTTTGAAAGAGGAGCATTCGCGTAACGTAGCCAGAATGATTGATCGTCATCAAGAGGAACTGAGTAAAATTAGGGTAGACAGTGGTCCTAGTTATGACGGAAAACGAGATTCCAACAAAATTTTACACGTGGATCGCAAAATTCTTGAAGAAAG AAATAGTTTGAGTAAAACATGTGCCACTCTCAAGACTTTGGTCGAAGAGTTAATAAAGTACTTCGTTATATGCGAAGAAGAAGTAAATAACACTCTTACCATTGAAGTTCTTAAAAGACAATTATGCGATAGTGTTAGTAGCGAAAAGCCTGCTCAGGTTGAGGAAATTCAAAAATTGGAAAGTCAAGAATCTAGCACTACGTTAAATTCTTCGCAGATAAGGATTCAGAGAGTTCATTTCGCTCCGCAAACTACCGAAATAATATCTATAATAAACAGCGATACCGAAAACTTGCCAACTATAATGAAGGAAAATGATGATATTACTGAGAAACTAAAACAAGAATTGAACAATTGCATACGTCGTTTGAAGGCCGAAAGCGCTGAAATTCTCGGTACTACATTGACCACTGATGGTGATCGACGTAGCACACTTGCAAAGCAGATTACATGGATAAATAAAGTGAACGAGGAGCTTACTTTGAAGTTACACCATGCAGAATCCCTGATCGTAGGTTACCAAGAAGAAACGGAGCAACTAAAAGTTACGATCCTTGATCTCCAGAGAAAGTTGATCAACCTggaaaataagaaagaaatcaTAACAGAAGGGTATGGAGAGAACGACGAAGTTAACAGCGAAGTTACGCTGCAGGACTTCTCACAACTACAAGAAAAAG CGAGGCATGTATTATCGAACGGAGGGGGAGACAGTACAGAACTGTTACAACTGATAGAGGAATTGTGCAGGCAAAGTGAGAAATTAATGGAAGATGCAAGAAAAGAGAAAGAAGACCTGCAACAACAG ATCGAGGCAGCAGATAAACAATTAAAAGCAACACGAAGATTCTTGGATGAACAGGCAAGCGAGAGAGAAGTTGAACGAGATGAAACCACGAAGCAAATACATATTTTGCAAGAACAACTTAAAGATCGTGAACGCGAAAAGGAACGGGATCTACGCATCACATCCGAG GTGGAGGCTCTAGAGTCTCAGATGCGAGAGATGTCCTCCCTTATATCGGACACAGAGGCCAAAAAAACAGAAACTGAGAGTGAATTGAAAGCAGCTGTCGATAAGATCTGGGTGCTCAGAGAAATCATTACTGATTTGGAACAGCAACTACAAATAAAGACAGAGAAAGAAGAATCATTGCAAATTCAAATAAATCAACTAGAAACAGTGATCGCGGTCCAAACTAAGAACCAACATGAATTGGTACAGGAACTGGATTCGATTAAAATGGGTAGTGAAAGTAAACATCTCAACGAACATATAAGTCTGTTACAG GAGGAATTAAAAAAGCACAAGTTAAGTTCGGAGCAGTTTAACGTCAATTCTGCTGCGTTAAAGCAAATGAAAACAGAACTTCGCGAGATGCAAATACAATTGGACAAGAGGATCAAAGATTTAGAATCTGCTCATATGTGTAGCTCTAATTTGAGTTTGAGTCAACCAAGTGAAGATGTTTCCATCAGAGAACAGATAGATGCGTCGCGTTGTCCTACTCCGGACGATCCTACTTTACCGCCGATGTTGCCTCTCGATCAATTGCTCAAACTCAAGGAGAAAATGATGAAACATGCCAGGGCCGAAGAAGTTGTGTTCAAGAGAATCAAGGATTTAGAAATGCAAGTGTCGTCTCTCAAGAATCAGAACGAGGATCTACAGGCTGAACAAGAGATCTTGCAGCAAACTGCATCCGAACAGTTGTTCCAAATAGAAGCAATGCGTGGCCGATTGGAACAACATAAACAAAATGCCCCGTTTGCTCAAAGACAGGCTACGTCGCGTTTAGAATTGCAACTTCACGAAGCCACTACGAAATTTGAGTCGTTAGAACGAATCATTGCCGACAAAGATTTGGAGTTGAAGGATATGAAGAATCAATTGGACAGAGTTAATCAGCTGTTGCAAGAGAAAGAAGCAGAAATTGCAAATATCGTGCAAGTGGAGGGCTCTACAATCCAAAAATTGAAAGAACATTTGGAAGTTGCCGAGGAAGAAAAGAGAATTTTACAGGCACAGGTCGGTGTCCAAGAACACGCTCAGTTAGAGTTACCACGGTTGATCGATAGTATGTTGGCAGACAAGAACGAAGAAATAGATCATCTGAAGGAACATTTATCCAAAAAAGAGAAACAACTTGAATTATATTCCTCCTTAAATTTGGACGAAACGCAATTACGAGAGTTGGCGCGACAAGTAGACCCAAAAAATAGTGCTCGTACGTTGAGTGATATTTTGTCTCTTCATTCGGAATGCGAAGAAACGACAGAAGCTATTCGAGGGATGAGCGTAAATCAAATACTTCCCGATATGTCTGCTTTCAAAGTTCCTAGTTCACTTATGTCGTCTAAAAACGCAGACGAGTCTATGGTGCCTTTAATTAATACTACTAACATGGTCATACAAGTGCCGCCTCTGGATCTTGGATCTCATTCTCAGAGTTCGTCAGCCACACCTAATCAGCCATCTGTAGGTATGGAATTGTTACATAGTGGATTTGAATCAAAAACTTCCAGGAACAGCGTATCGATGGACGAGACAGATCATGTCTTACAATCGAGACAAGGGAACAACAAGATACATGAGTCCCCAGAAAGGGAATCAGATGGTAGAAATGAAAGCAATAATGAGAACAAATTGTATGTTACATCGATAAAGCATACGCAGACTTCCATTAACGAGACAATTAAGGAAATAGAGAACCTGGAGAATCAATTGCAAACTGTGCGGGAGGAGTTACAGATGAAATCAACGATTCTAGAAAAACGCGAGACAGACTTGATGGCTTTGCAAAAACTTTACGAAGAACAGCAGCTGGAATTCAGGGAAGTGGTCGAGACACTCGCGAGAGACAAATGCTTCTATCAGAACCAATACGAGTTGTCGCATGCGTCCGAAAGtaaaataaagaaagatttGCAGGAAATAGAGAAtgttttaaaattgaaaatcgaaGAGATCGAAGAGCACAAGAATAGAATGCAAGTGAATCAGAAAATTATAATGGAATTAAATTTGGAAAATACAAAACTGAAGGACACGGAAGAAAAGGCACAAGAACAGGCAAGAAAATTCAGTGCTTTGTTACAGGAAAGGATAAAGGAATTACAAAATCTGAGGGACGCGATCTTTGAGAAAGATATCACTATTGAAACTATTCAAACGCGCAACATCGAGATAGAGAACGAGAACAAACAGCTATACGAGTTTAAGACCAAATATCAATCGTCTAAGCAGGAGATCATGGAGTGTCAGAACGAGATTCAGAGACTGAGGGAAGGTCTGAATAATAGAGATCAAATCATCAGACGATTGGAAGATATGGCTAGACGTAGCAGCTTCTCAGGAACATCTTCACCCTCAAATGAGAAGGATCAAGAGATACATCATTTGCAGGAATATTTGAAGGAAAAGGATAAAGTTATACGTCAGATGAGTGACGACAGCAAAAGCTTGCATAGGGCTTTGGAGACGATACAGAACAAAATGAAGGAATCTGGAAACGTGGTGGAATTAAGAAGGAAACTGAAAGACGAACGAAAACTAAACGCTGAATTACGAGACGTGGTAGAAAAGTTGAGCCACGAATTGTCCGACCTAAAATTATCTGCACAACGATTACAGGACGATACTGACATCGAGGACATGGTACAGAGAGAACTGAATTTGTCAGCACACCTAGACAGGCAAATTATGAATGCTATTGAAAGCGACGCAGAGGATAATGCGTGCAGAGTAGAAAAACATACTCAGCACCAAGATTATCAGGAAGGAGTACAAAGAGGTATGGAACTGAAATTGCAATTAAGTCAAGCCAATAAAATCAACGAAGAATTAAAGAATCTGAAAGATGATTTAGAGATCGAGAGAGGAATACTTAAATGTCAAATTGCGGAGTACGAAGGACGGATCTTTCAACTTAAATCAGATTTGGCGGAAGAGTCTAAGAAAGTGGCAAAACTCGACGAAGAACTGTCGTCTGAGAAGAACGTAATCCGATCGTTGAAGATTCAAATTGAGAAGGAGCATAGAGCGATGAAGTCTGGACATATTCAGGACTCGGAGTTGATCGAATTCCTTCAACATAAGCTAAAGACATCTCTGGACAACGAAGCGAAACTTCGCAATGACCTCTCGTTATTACGTCAAGAACACGAAAGTCTGGAAATACAGTTGAGTTTGATGAAAGATCACGTACAGTCTCAGAAAGCGGACGACTTGCCAAAACTGACTGACCTTTTGGAAACCGAGCGGAAGAAATACTTGACCCTCGTGGAAAACTTTGAGAAAGCAGAGCGAAATAATGCGGAATTGAGAGATACCGTAAGGAAATTGCAGATGGAAAAGAGTCGTTTCGAGAAACAGTTAGAAGTGGAAGTAGACGAAAAAGAGAAACTGATAAGTAGCCTGGCTTTGATCGAAGGAATCAAAGACCATCTGCAAACTGATCTCAGGCGTACCAAAGAGGATTTCAAGGCTCGAGAGAAGGAGTGCGAGTGGCTACAAAAAAGGATCAAATCTATGTCCGATACAGAAAATAGAAGACAGGAGCAAAGTACTACCGAACATAATGAGCTTAAGGCATTAAGGAGGGAAATAAATAACGCGAGGGAAGTTATG ATGGATTTAGAGGCTGATATGAAACAATCAAAGAGAGAAGTAACGGAATCCCTTGAACGGGAAATGAAACTAGCTGAAACTTTGGAGACTCTCAGAGAAAGAGAAACAGATTTGCTTAAGAGATTGTCCGCCTCCAAGGACGAAGAGCAGAAGTTAAGAGATACAATAATCGAGTTGCAACAGGATCTGAGAGCGACCATTAAAAGGGAATCAGATCTTTCAAAAGAATTGAAAAGCAAATTTACAGGAGAGAAGAATGTACCTGCCAAATTTATACAGAAAATCAAG GATCTCAGCGATATCAATGAAAAGTACGCGAATGAAAAGAGTGTGCTTCAAGAAAAGCTCATTAAAGCACGGGAAGAGAAGGAGCAACTTAGTCAACGGGTAAAACTACTTGAAGCTCAAGTGAAGCGAAGTAGAAGCTCTCAAGATGTAAACGCATTAAGTCCAGATTATGTGGACAAG TTGCACCACTTCTATGGAAAATATATGCGAGCAGAAAGTAGACGGAAAGCCTTAACGTATCAGAAACGTTATTTATTAACCATAGTAGGCGGTTACCAGCTTTCAGAAGAAAACACGTTAACGATTCTGTCTCAGTTGACTAAAGAACAACGATCTTATACTACCATGGGTCGTAATAAAAAATCGCCGAAAGTACGTTTCAAGAGTGCAGCGCTGGTTTTCGTCAGTATACACAGAATGAAATGGCTGATTTTGAGGTCATCTATCGGCAAACGAATAGGGGTCAAGACGTTATTATGGAATGTGGATCAGGCATTTATACCGGTGCAAAAAGTTACTACGAATCATTCGCCTCCCGTTCGAGAAAAGCCGACATCAAA TGGTGATGGTGGCTTTGGAGAATTTGCGCTTGAACAGTATTATCAACGGTTAAAAAATATTCAAGAGACATTAGGTTTAGCAATGGTAGAGTGTGCGAGTCGTCAGATTCTTCCAGAATAG